The Centroberyx gerrardi isolate f3 chromosome 7, fCenGer3.hap1.cur.20231027, whole genome shotgun sequence genome contains a region encoding:
- the LOC139908616 gene encoding von Willebrand factor C domain-containing protein 2-like, protein MSHRHRALLCLPIALLLLLHGPRSITEIAVAAEYSSKTDLEYEFGDYRGKWCIDDHGFVYGIGEVYYPSPSACPCTCTVDGPVCVRPKCPRIHPRCTRIKYKACCPVCEAIAKVCVYGGKTYRLLEEFRLSRCERCRCEANREVYCTISDCPAPHCVNPSYEPNHCCPICKGGPNCFAGNRVIPAGERVDIDEQTVCYCTYRDGTWHTHPQATCEQHPRPSPTPGAGPEPPREEEARGRGGRVFSPRLDVIP, encoded by the exons ATGAGCCACCGGCACCGCGCGCTCCTCTGCCTCCCCATcgcgctcctcctcctgctgcacgGCCCGCGGAGCATCACGGAGATCGCGGTAGCGGCGGAATACTCTTCGAAAACCGACTTGGAGTACGAGTTCGGGGACTACCGGGGAAAGTGGTGCATCGACGACCACGGTTTTGTTTACGGCATCGGAGAGGTATATTACCCGAGTCCCTCGGCGTGCCCGTGCACGTGCACCGTGGACGGTCCCGTGTGCGTCCGACCCAAGTGTCCTCGCATCCACCCCCGGTGCACGCGGATCAAATATAAGGCATGTTGTCCGGTGTGCGAGGCCATTGCCAAGGTCTGCGTCTACGGGGGCAAAACGTACCGGCTCCTCGAGGAGTTCAGG ttgTCGCGGTGTGAGCGGTGTCGCTGCGAGGCCAACAGAGAGGTGTACTGCACCATCTCAGACTGCCCCGCCCCCCACTGTGTCAACCCCAGCTACGAACCCAACCACTGCTGCCCCATCTGCAAGGGGG GTCCCAACTGTTTTGCCGGTAACCGGGTGATCCCGGCGGGCGAGCGCGTGGACATCGACGAGCAGACGGTGTGCTACTGCACCTACCGGGACGGGACGTGGCACACCCACCCCCAGGCCACCTGCGAGCAGCATCCCAGGCCCAGCCCGACGCCCGGCGCCGGCCCCGAGCCccccagggaggaggaggccagggggaggggagggagggtgttTAGTCCCAGACTGGATGTGATACCGTGA